From the genome of Solanum pennellii chromosome 6, SPENNV200:
aaacatcaaaaaatcaaaaataaataaataaaactgtGTTATTTGAAGAAGGATACAACTACACCACATATAATTAGCCGGATCAGTTAATCTTTGAAACTTAGACCTATATGAATGAAAACACTAACAACAACCAATCAGATGCAGCACAATGATGCTTGAAGACATATAAACGAAAGAGTTCAGATTCAGCGACATTCCAATAGCAAACGAAGAAGAATACGAGATAAGCTTGAACGGTGAAACATAGAATCAACCATACTAAATCTAAAGTGGAAAAACAATATTAAGCATAAGCCAAAAGGGATCACTTAAGCATACATGTATAGCATGTACAAGCCACCAACACTCAAATCGATTAATAGCAACAGAACAACAAAATAGTGATTTCACTACATCGAAACGTCATATTGAAGCAGAAAAAAGATGAAGAGAGTATTATAGAGGAGGCATTACCTTTTTCCAGGCAGCGGATGGCACTAAGACGCGCCAACGACACCGAAACTTCCCACCACTTATGGGTTCTGCTCCGAGAAACAAGACAAAACCTCaaacaaaagaagaataaaacagccttctcaaatttttaaacttGTCATCACTCAAATTCTTTTCAGCTCATAAGAAAGCAAATTCATTTACACTACAAACTTGGACTGCTTCTGCGCTAATGATTTACTCTTCTGTATCCactggaaaagaaaaaaataatcatttactACACTTGTCTTCAATATAATTTGACTGATTTTTTAGAATGTTCCTCCTTCACAAATTTCGAAAACATTTCACGCTCGAGTACTCAAAGATTAACGCCTTATTACATGTTACTCTAGAATTAGTGCAAGCTTACTTGTAAAATCATCTAGAATCAGAAGGTAAATTTACCCCTCTCTTTTTCCTAATTTGATATATCTATGTCTAGTCCTCCCCAATTCTCTTACTTCAaccttttaattctttttttttatagtgtaGTTCGACTATGAGAGAACGTCAATAAACAGAGTTGTTTTCATAGATTCCCTCTTATTGtcctattatattttatatctcAATTTGATTGGGCTGATTGTGTAGATGACTAATTGATTATAACAAATACATCTCACTTTCATTCTCTATTTCTCTTCATTAAAAATTAAGGATTGTCATACAAAATAGGAAATAACGTACAACCAAAAGAAGAaccaaaaaattatcaatttaagaaaaggaaaaaattctGGTCAAGAATCAATCTCTAGAGCATATAACGGAATCACTCACCAATGCAAGTACAAGAGCTTCCCTATTACCCATTCTCAAGCCAAACTATAACAGATGTCATTGTATCCTCCAGAGATACTACTGAAATCCTCCACAAATGCAGTCTAACATCCTTACAGTTAGAGAGATGTATGAACAACAAAACCCTTTTTAGTCTGTAACAATTGTTTTACCAGTCCCTGTACGCATTTCAAGAAGACAATTCCCTTTTGCATCTAAATCTCTTTTTGGTTCTAAAATGAATTGATACTGTTCTGGATATATGATTTGGAAGATTTTTCAATAACATCTTCAATTAAGCAACGGACAAGAGCAATAATCTAATTTCTACATCGTCAGCGAATTCCAATGGCGAAAAGAATTTACCTCAGCGGCAACAAGATAGAAGTTGTCGGCATTTGAGCCAGTTTTGGGCTGTCTTTCCGCCAATTGAGGAGACTGCGAGATCATCGGAGTCGCCAGACATTGCAAGTGCGTCGATGAGGCAACAAGGTAAGTGGTAGCGAAATTCCACCAACACTACTACCGTCTACGGCGGAAGTCGCCATTCTTCTTTGGGGGGTTTTGGGTACCAATTTCTTACCGTTGGGTACCACTGGCTACTTTAATTCAAAAATGAGTCAACAGCCATCCAAcgaaaatagtaatattttatataaaaaatattcaaaaaagttataaaaagtatatattcaaatatagtcatatcttatataaaaaatattcaaaaagttataaaaagtatatattcAAATGTTACACATTCGTCAaatgtttaatttatatttattgataccttttattttatactaaattgataatattttaccACACATTAAAGTGTGTTTCAATTTcgtttaatttatatttactaaTGCTATAATTTTATACTTGGTTGACAATATTTTTTGACAAAGTGTTGATACTTCAACTAACGCAGATCCACATTTAGTAGTGTCCTCGTTATTTTCGAATTCCAAACTCGCTTCTAATGATTAACATTCAAAATCACGAATGACCTCAATCACACCCTTGACAATATTGCATGATGCTAATGAACTAATACGACGTTTATGAACTCTGAGCGGAAGCTGAAACTTAGTTAATTAAAACATGTACCTAATATAAATCTAAACAAAATGATCGAGAGTTCCATGAAACTAAATAAAAGTcaatactttttgaaaataaagaaataagttGGTGGCACCCAACTATCTTAAAATAAACAACATACTTGATGATAAATTTACTACCCTCCGTTTCAAAATGAGTGACCTGATTTGACTTGGCACAAGgttttagaaaataaagaaactttTGAATGTCATGgctttaaacatgtcatgtgacaaagtgaaattaaaatattaccaaaaaagaaaagatgtcattctttttgaaacacactaaaaaggaaatgagatcattctttttcaaacggagggagtattaacTAATCCATGAAGTTTCCAAATGAGAAGGATCACCAACTGTTGACTAGGAAGTTGCAATATGTTTAACCACGAGTTTGAGATTGAGGGGTGTCGAATTATAAAGTAGTATGCACACAAAAAAATCGAATAGTTAGATCAAGAAAGATACATCAATAATAGGTcaagaatttatttattcaaaagaaGGATtccgcaaaaaaaaaaagccttGATAAAAATATGCAATGAGATGAAACTAGAGAAGGATGCAAAGTGCTAATATATTATCGAAGAAAGAAAACGAAAAGTGGGTTGTTTCTAGGCTAGTCTCAAACCATAATTATGAACTTACTTCTCCACATAGCTAAAAAAATTTGTGTTCCAAAGAAACAAATGAGAAGCTCAAAAGAATTTTATTAATCTATTAGATAATTCAGGTGTTCGTCCTAAAATTACATCAGTATTAATTACTCAGGCAAGGGTTGTAGAGAATCTCAATTTAACTGGACGAgacattcaaaatttatttgaatactaAAAGGCAAAAGAATCTTGAGAAAGGAGATGTACAATTGATGTTGAAGTACTTTCAAAAGCGTCAATCTGAAAGCCCTGGTTTCTTTTATGCAATACAAATGGATGTAGAAGGTCATCTAGCTAATTCTTGTTGGGTAGATGCAAGATCTAGGATAGCTTATAAAAACTTTGTGGATATTGTCATTTTTGATCCTACATACTTGACAATAAGATATAAGATGCCTTTTGTCCCATTTACTTGAGTTAATAACCATCATCAATCCATTTTCTTTGGTTGTGCTCTACTTTGAGATGAAACTCAAGCAACTTTTGAGTGGTTACTTTGCACTTGGCTAGAGGCAATGCTCGATGTTATGCCTCGTATAATTATCACTGACCAGGATACTGCAATAACAAATGCAACCACTTTTGTAAGTGGtacattgaaaagaaaattCCTGAATATTAAAGTCATGTTTATCatgatttgatgattttaaaacTAAGTTTAGTAAGTGTCTTAATGGTACGACCACGGCTGAGGAATTTGAAGCTACTTAGATTGATATTATGAAAAActataatttagaagaaaatagTGGGGGCAGGGGGtaggagtgaaaaaataaaaatttgaagttgatagtatttttaaaaaacaaaattaatttttggggGGTTGGGGTGGGTGGNNNNNNNNNNNNNNNNNNNNNNNNNNNNNNNNNNNNNNNNNNNNNNNNNNNNNNNNNNNNNNNNNNNNNNNNNNNNNNNNNNNNNNNNNNNNNNNNNNNNNNNNNNNNNNNNNNNNNNNNNNNNNNNNNNNNNNNNNNNNNNNNNNNNNNNNNNNNNNNNNNNNNNNNNNNNNNNNNNNNNNNNNNNNNNNNNNNNNNNNNNNNNNNNNNNNNNNNNNNNNNNNNNNNNNNNNNNNNNNNNNNNNNNNNNNNNNNNNNNNNNNNNNNNNNNNNNNNNNNNNNNNNNNNNNNNNNNNNNNNNNNNNNNNNNNNNNNNNNNNNNNNNNNNNNNNNNNNNNNNNNNNNNNNNNNNNNNNNNNNNNNNNNNNNNNNNNNNNNNNNNNNNNNNNNNNNNNNNNNNNNNNNNNNNNNNNNNNNNNNNNNNNNNNNNNNNNNNNNNNNNNNNNNNNNNNNNNNNNNNNNNNNNNNNNNNNNNNNNNNNNNNNNNNNNNNNNNNNNNNNNNNNNNNNNNNNNNNNNNNNNNNNNNNNNNNNNNNNNNNNNNNNNNNNNNNNNNNNNNNNNNNNNNNNNNNNNNNNNNNNNNNNNNNNNNNNNNNNNNNNNNNNNNNNNNNNNNNNNNNNNNNNNNNNNNNNNNNNNNNNNNNNNNNNNNNNNNNNNNNNNNNNNNNNNNNNNNNNNNNNNNNNNNNNNNNNNNNNNNNNNNNNNNNNNNGtaggagtttaaaaataaaattttgaagttgaaaatatttttaaaaagcaaaattaattttttggggagGGGGTGGGGTTGAGGGGTGGCCGGTGATCaggtaaaaaattaaaattttaaaattgaaaatacttttctaaaattgttgtttttccccaataaaaaatgtaattttaaattGGAGGataattttggaaaatgtttgttaatttttgaaggaaaatcattttcttaattttgaagaaaatgagttgatttgaaaaacattttccaaaacttttgtcccaaccaaacatgagaaaattggaaaacattttcggGAAAATGTTTCCTTCCTACCAAACATACTCTTACTCTTGTGACCTTAAACCACGtggaaaactgaaattaaaatgttaccaaaaaaagaaagagtcattttttttaaacagactaaaaagttaagaagatcattcttttttaaacagagaaaatattaatttacaattaaatcatatctctataaaataataatattttataatccACCTATTTTCAATTTAGTAATAATTTACTATAGTATGTTGTGGTGTATACTCTATTATCCTCgagttttatcttttaaaattatattatcctcaagttttatcttttaaaattatattgagtGTATTAGTCACTACTGATGCTCTTGTAATCATACAAATTTTTCAATACATccaaaatgattttattaaaaaaaaaaaaaatgtgacatAGGGAGAATAAAATAAGATGTTAAAGTTTGTGTGCGAATAACGTCACATAAAATACTGCTTTTGTATAGAGAAACTCTCTCCTTTTCTGTGGTTCCGTTTCTTTGACCTTTGACTGAATCTCTATCCATTCCTTTTTCCGCTTTAACTCCCTCCGCATCGTGCCTTCCACATGCCCCTATTTATACCTTTCTTCCCTTCTCTGCAACCCTAAATCTCTCTATGGCAGACAACAAACCACTCATTTCTTCTTCCGGCGACCGGCGCAAACCAAGCCGGTTACAGCGCAGAGCGCCGGCGTCGATACAGGTAGATCGAGCAACCGATTGGAATGTTGCGATACCGCTTCTGTCGCCGCTGATAACTTCTCCGACGTCTCCTGAATCGGACAACTTGAAGGCGGCGATAAATGCTTTCTCCAGCTCGGTTCAAAAGGAAGAGGTGAAGAAAGAGCATACGGAGAAGCCGGTAATGGTGTTTAAGAAGTGGCAGCATCCGGCGTCGCCGTTCTGCTACGAGCCGGCTCCATTGGTGCCATTTGTATGTGCAGGGAGCTCCGATAGACGATGAGAATTTATAGATCTG
Proteins encoded in this window:
- the LOC107022551 gene encoding uncharacterized protein At4g14450, chloroplastic-like, which codes for MADNKPLISSSGDRRKPSRLQRRAPASIQVDRATDWNVAIPLLSPLITSPTSPESDNLKAAINAFSSSVQKEEVKKEHTEKPVMVFKKWQHPASPFCYEPAPLVPFVCAGSSDRR